The genomic segment GATTTTTCAAATTACAAGATGGACAAGTGATTGGAGAACATTCCGGAAAAGAAAACTTCACCATAGGACAAAGAAAAGGTCTTGGTATTGCTTGGAAGGCTCCTTTATATGTGATCTCTATCCAAGACGATGGAACGGTTGTTTTGGCAGAAGAGAGACAAACCTTCGTGGAATCTTTTATTGTGGAAGATCTGAATCTACAAGCCTGGGCCCCCGTTCTGGAAACAGAAAGTTCGGAATGTAGAGTCCAAGTAAGATACCGTTCTCGTCCTATCAGAGCAAAAGTAGTACGTAACGAAAACTTTATAGAAGTATTCCCATTAGAAGAAGTGAAAGGTGTGGCTCCAGGTCAATCCGCTGTCTTCTATCCGAATGATTCCGATTATTTACTCGCAGGTGGGATCATCCGAAAAGGAAGTGTGACCACTTATGAAAAATCGGAACTTAGTATCTCGGAAAATTCGGAACTAGGAGTAAGCGTTCTTCCGTGAGTAAAAAAATCGCAGGTAAGACGATCCTAATTATAGGCGGAGGACTTCTTCAAGTCCCAATCATCCAAACGGCAAAAACAATGCTTCTCAGGACTGTGGTGGCGGATATGAATCCGGATGCACCTGGTCTGAAAATTTGTGATCTTCCTCTTATCATGTCTACAAAGGACATAGAAGGTATGGTGAGAGAGGCCAAAAAATTATCTGCAACTACTAAGATAGATGGGGTAATCACTGCAGGAACAGATGCGAGTATGACTGTTGCAGCGGTTGCTAACGCGTTAGATCTTCCCGGGATCCGATTCGTAGACGCGGAAGCTGCTTCCAATAAAGTAAAGATGAGAGAACGCCTGAAAAAAGCGGGTGTCCCGATTCCAGGATTTGCTCCTGTTTGGAGTATCCAAGATACTCGTGACGCGTTGGAATTCCTACAATTCCCATTGGTAATGAAACCTGCGGACAATATGGGAGCCCGTGGAGTTGTAAAAGTAAATAATAGAGAAGAGTTACAGGCCGCATTCAAACATGCCAAAAAATATTCACCGACTGGTGAGATGATCTTAGAAGAATATATGCCAGGTCCTGAAGTTTCCGTAGATGCGCTCGCATGGGACGGAAAATATATGATCACAGGTCTTGCGGACCGTATCATAGAGAGAGAACCTTATTTTATAGAGATGGGCCATAATATGCCTTCCGCTCTTTCTCCTGAGATACAAAAAGAAATAGAAGATGTGATGTTCCGAGGAATGCAAGCTCTCGGGATCAGAAGAGGTGCAGGTAAAGGTGATATTAAAGTAACTCCTACCGGTGTAAAAGTAGGAGAGATCGCTGCAAGACTTTCCGGAGGATTCATGTCCGCTTTTACTTTTCCTTTATCAAGCGGAATTAATCTGAATAGAGCTGCCATCTTAATCGCACTTGGAGAAGAGCCGGATAATTTAGAGCCATTATTTCATAGAGTTTCTATTGAAAGAGCATTACTTGCACCTAAGGGAAAACTTCTTTCGATCGATGGATTGGAAGAGGCCAAGAAGATAGAAGGTGTAACCGATATCTATCTATTGCACAAAGTGGGAGATATTATCCCGGAGCCCACAAACAATATCGAAAAAACCGGGCATGTGATTATCTCTGCGGAAAATTTAAACCAGGCAGAGAACGTATTCTCTAAAGTATTAGAAACGATTAAATTTACTTGTGATGAATTATATTCTATTTCTGAAAAAGAAATTGCTGCGAATGCAAGAATCCGGTTCGGAAAAGAGATCTGTTGGGTCTGTAAGGTTTGCGACGGAACAGATTGTGCCTCAGGGGTTCCCGGAATGGGCGGTGTTGGAAGAATGCTCAGCTTCCAGGACAATACAAAAGCATTAGAAGAATATTCTATTCTACCAAGATATATCCGAGAGAATGTTCAGGCGAGTACCGAAAGCCAATTTTTAGGACAGAAATTATCCACTTCTTTCATGTGTGCTCCTATGACAGGTGCAATCACGAATATGAGTGGGGCCATGGATGAATATACTTTGGCCGCGGTTTTATTGGAAGGATGTTTGGCCTCCGGCAGCTTAGCATGGTTAGGCGATGGTGCAAGTCCTGAAAAATATCTGATCATTCTGGAAGCCCTCAAAAAAGTAGAAGGTAAGGGTATCTTAATCTGCAAACCTAGAGAAGACGAAGGGCTGATCAAGGAAAGATTCCAAGAAGCAGAGGCACAAGGTGTTCTCGCTTTAGGTATGGATATAGACGCGGTGAATTTCAAAACTCTGGTCCAGAAAAAAATCCCTTCGGTCACAAGAGGAGTGGACGCTCTTTCTAAAATACGTTCTTATACAAAACTTCCTTTTATCTTAAAAGGTGTGATGAGTCCAGAAGATGCGATCCTTGCGAAAGAAGCGGGAGCGGACGCGATCGTTGTTTCCAATCATGGAGGCAGAGTGTTGGACGATATGCCTGGAACTGCGAGAGTTCTTCCTATGATCCGTGAAGCATTGGGCCCTGATTTTCCTATCTCTGTGGACGGAGGAGTGAGAAGTGGAGCAGACGTTTTCAAAATGCATGCATTAGGTGCGAACAATGTTCTAGTCGGAAGACCTATGGCGATTTCCGCAGTTGGTGGAGGTGTTGCAGGAGTCCGATTTTTAGTGGGTCAGTACACTGAAGGTTTGGCACAGGCAATGAATACTGTAGGAGTTTCCAGAATTTCCGAGATTAGGAAAGAATTTATTTTCAGAAAAAAAGAGGAAACTTCCTCTTAAAATCAACCTTAGGTTTTTCTTTTTGCCAGACTTTTGATACAATTCCACAAAAGGATCTCCGAACATCCCCTTAACGTATTAGTAGAATATAATGCAAAAAGAATGATCCGGAAAATTCCTTAGAACCAGTAATTTCCTTTCCCTAAACGAGGGAGTCGTTAAACTCGGATTCCTTGTTAAAGGGTAAGTGATCCTTTAGGAGGAAAGTTTGGATCGGACAGTCAAAGAAACAGAGGCTCTGACTAAAATCCTCCAAACATTGTTTGCGAGATTACCCGTTTCCGTGGAAATTAAGGGTAGATCCTATCCCGCAAAAATCGTAGGGATCAAAGACGGTCTCTATCTTCTCACTTCTCTACCCGGAAAATCGGACGGGGAGAAGACACGGGTTTTATTTCTCACTCATAATAATCATTTTTTTCATGGTGTTTTTACTGTTGTTCAAAGAAACGCAGGTAATGGTTTAGAATTACTTAGGATCCAGGCTGTAAAAGTCAGCGAGGCAAAACGTGCCCAAGGAAGGGTGGATCTGGAAGGTGGCGGCGGAGAGCCTATTTTTCTTACTAATATTATCAATCAACTACACCTA from the Leptospira andrefontaineae genome contains:
- a CDS encoding alpha-hydroxy-acid oxidizing protein; the encoded protein is MSKKIAGKTILIIGGGLLQVPIIQTAKTMLLRTVVADMNPDAPGLKICDLPLIMSTKDIEGMVREAKKLSATTKIDGVITAGTDASMTVAAVANALDLPGIRFVDAEAASNKVKMRERLKKAGVPIPGFAPVWSIQDTRDALEFLQFPLVMKPADNMGARGVVKVNNREELQAAFKHAKKYSPTGEMILEEYMPGPEVSVDALAWDGKYMITGLADRIIEREPYFIEMGHNMPSALSPEIQKEIEDVMFRGMQALGIRRGAGKGDIKVTPTGVKVGEIAARLSGGFMSAFTFPLSSGINLNRAAILIALGEEPDNLEPLFHRVSIERALLAPKGKLLSIDGLEEAKKIEGVTDIYLLHKVGDIIPEPTNNIEKTGHVIISAENLNQAENVFSKVLETIKFTCDELYSISEKEIAANARIRFGKEICWVCKVCDGTDCASGVPGMGGVGRMLSFQDNTKALEEYSILPRYIRENVQASTESQFLGQKLSTSFMCAPMTGAITNMSGAMDEYTLAAVLLEGCLASGSLAWLGDGASPEKYLIILEALKKVEGKGILICKPREDEGLIKERFQEAEAQGVLALGMDIDAVNFKTLVQKKIPSVTRGVDALSKIRSYTKLPFILKGVMSPEDAILAKEAGADAIVVSNHGGRVLDDMPGTARVLPMIREALGPDFPISVDGGVRSGADVFKMHALGANNVLVGRPMAISAVGGGVAGVRFLVGQYTEGLAQAMNTVGVSRISEIRKEFIFRKKEETSS